A single genomic interval of Eurosta solidaginis isolate ZX-2024a chromosome 3, ASM4086904v1, whole genome shotgun sequence harbors:
- the LOC137244878 gene encoding serine protease inhibitor 42Dd-like isoform X2, whose protein sequence is MGKNTVDHGMRRECAPRAHYLIILALFTANLISMATATPTTPPTSHHNLFASEIFKAIATKRTQDNVIFSPASIQSCLTLAYLGAEGETAQQMHKALRLPTNLDKTGIAADYANFISKRFVDRQNEKADAPKLRLANRIYVNDCFQISSQYNELAKKSFDTEAVPTKFSDSNHVAKSINNWIESQTDGKIQNLVQPDALTSYTSAILINAIYFKAKWLTPFSQTSTRNSEFKMVDGKKAMIPMMSGDEHIKYGKLANLDASVIVLPYKDSDLSMMILLPNKVEGLQKLEEALALTDFNQIESQLRVQHVDIFLPKFRIEFSIDLKEPLRKLGLTDMFCDSADFSGLFTQKQSQKVDEVKHKAFIDVNEAGSEAAAATYMKIVPMSLNLDQKVFRADHPFVFAIRDKDAIYFVGHVAKF, encoded by the exons CTCATTATTTAATAATATTAGCACTCTTCACTGCGAACCTAATAAGTATGGCAACAGCTACTCCCACTACGCCCCCCACCAGTCATCATAATCTTTTCGCGAGTGAAATTTTTAAAGCAATCGCCACGAAGCGCACCCAAGATAATGTtatattttctccagcatcaataCAAAGTTGCCTAACACTGGCCTACCTTGGCGCGGAGGGTGAAACCGCGCAACAAATGCATAAAGCGCTACGATTGCCAACAAATCTGGATAAAACGGGAATTGCAGCAGATTATGCCAATTTCATAAGTAAGCGCTTTGTGGACAGGCAAAATGAGAAAGCAGACGCCCCAAAGCTACGTTTAGCTAATCGTATTTATGTAAATGACTGCTTCCAAATATCATCTCAATATAACGAGCTTGCTAAAAAAAGTTTTGATACTGAGGCTGTGCCTACAAAATTTAGCGATTCCAATCATGTGGCCAAGTCAATCAATAATTGGATTGAAAGTCAAACCGATGGAAAGATTCAAAATTTGGTACAACCGGACGCATTGACGTCCTATACGAGCGCCATCTTGATAAATGCGATATATTTTAAAGCTAAATGGCTGACACCATTTAGCCAGACATCAACCAGGAATAGTGAATTCAAGATGGTTGATGGCAAGAAGGCAATGATACCTATGATGTCCGGCGATGAGCATATAAAATAtggaaaattagcaaatttagaTGCGTCAGTTATTGTGCTGCCATACAAAGATTCAGATTTATCTATGATGATATTATTGCCCAATAAGGTTGAGGGCTTACAAAAATTAGAAGAGGCATTGGCCTTAACTGATTTCAATCAAATAGAAAGTCAATTAAGGGTGCAACATGTTGATATATTTCTGCCAAAATTTCGCATCGAATTCAGTATTGATTTGAAGGAACCTCTAAGAAAG TTGGGTTTAACTGATATGTTCTGCGACTCAGCCGATTTTAGCGGTCTCTTTACGCAGAAACAATCTCAAAAGGTTGATGAAGTTAAACATAAAGCTTTTATAGATGTCAATGAAGCCGGATCAGAAGCGGCGGCAGCAACAT ATATGAAAATCGTACCGATGAGTTTGAATTTGGATCAGAAAGTCTTTAGAGCCGATCATCCGTTTGTCTTTGCGATACGCGATAAGGATGCGATTTACTTTGTTGGACATGTGGCGAAATtctaa
- the LOC137244878 gene encoding serine protease inhibitor 42Dd-like isoform X4: MMTLLQSHYLIILALFTANLISMATATPTTPPTSHHNLFASEIFKAIATKRTQDNVIFSPASIQSCLTLAYLGAEGETAQQMHKALRLPTNLDKTGIAADYANFISKRFVDRQNEKADAPKLRLANRIYVNDCFQISSQYNELAKKSFDTEAVPTKFSDSNHVAKSINNWIESQTDGKIQNLVQPDALTSYTSAILINAIYFKAKWLTPFSQTSTRNSEFKMVDGKKAMIPMMSGDEHIKYGKLANLDASVIVLPYKDSDLSMMILLPNKVEGLQKLEEALALTDFNQIESQLRVQHVDIFLPKFRIEFSIDLKEPLRKLGLTDMFCDSADFSGLFTQKQSQKVDEVKHKAFIDVNEAGSEAAAATYMKIVPMSLNLDQKVFRADHPFVFAIRDKDAIYFVGHVAKF, translated from the exons CTCATTATTTAATAATATTAGCACTCTTCACTGCGAACCTAATAAGTATGGCAACAGCTACTCCCACTACGCCCCCCACCAGTCATCATAATCTTTTCGCGAGTGAAATTTTTAAAGCAATCGCCACGAAGCGCACCCAAGATAATGTtatattttctccagcatcaataCAAAGTTGCCTAACACTGGCCTACCTTGGCGCGGAGGGTGAAACCGCGCAACAAATGCATAAAGCGCTACGATTGCCAACAAATCTGGATAAAACGGGAATTGCAGCAGATTATGCCAATTTCATAAGTAAGCGCTTTGTGGACAGGCAAAATGAGAAAGCAGACGCCCCAAAGCTACGTTTAGCTAATCGTATTTATGTAAATGACTGCTTCCAAATATCATCTCAATATAACGAGCTTGCTAAAAAAAGTTTTGATACTGAGGCTGTGCCTACAAAATTTAGCGATTCCAATCATGTGGCCAAGTCAATCAATAATTGGATTGAAAGTCAAACCGATGGAAAGATTCAAAATTTGGTACAACCGGACGCATTGACGTCCTATACGAGCGCCATCTTGATAAATGCGATATATTTTAAAGCTAAATGGCTGACACCATTTAGCCAGACATCAACCAGGAATAGTGAATTCAAGATGGTTGATGGCAAGAAGGCAATGATACCTATGATGTCCGGCGATGAGCATATAAAATAtggaaaattagcaaatttagaTGCGTCAGTTATTGTGCTGCCATACAAAGATTCAGATTTATCTATGATGATATTATTGCCCAATAAGGTTGAGGGCTTACAAAAATTAGAAGAGGCATTGGCCTTAACTGATTTCAATCAAATAGAAAGTCAATTAAGGGTGCAACATGTTGATATATTTCTGCCAAAATTTCGCATCGAATTCAGTATTGATTTGAAGGAACCTCTAAGAAAG TTGGGTTTAACTGATATGTTCTGCGACTCAGCCGATTTTAGCGGTCTCTTTACGCAGAAACAATCTCAAAAGGTTGATGAAGTTAAACATAAAGCTTTTATAGATGTCAATGAAGCCGGATCAGAAGCGGCGGCAGCAACAT ATATGAAAATCGTACCGATGAGTTTGAATTTGGATCAGAAAGTCTTTAGAGCCGATCATCCGTTTGTCTTTGCGATACGCGATAAGGATGCGATTTACTTTGTTGGACATGTGGCGAAATtctaa
- the LOC137244878 gene encoding serine protease inhibitor 42Dd-like isoform X5, with protein MPTHYLIILALFTANLISMATATPTTPPTSHHNLFASEIFKAIATKRTQDNVIFSPASIQSCLTLAYLGAEGETAQQMHKALRLPTNLDKTGIAADYANFISKRFVDRQNEKADAPKLRLANRIYVNDCFQISSQYNELAKKSFDTEAVPTKFSDSNHVAKSINNWIESQTDGKIQNLVQPDALTSYTSAILINAIYFKAKWLTPFSQTSTRNSEFKMVDGKKAMIPMMSGDEHIKYGKLANLDASVIVLPYKDSDLSMMILLPNKVEGLQKLEEALALTDFNQIESQLRVQHVDIFLPKFRIEFSIDLKEPLRKLGLTDMFCDSADFSGLFTQKQSQKVDEVKHKAFIDVNEAGSEAAAATYMKIVPMSLNLDQKVFRADHPFVFAIRDKDAIYFVGHVAKF; from the exons CTCATTATTTAATAATATTAGCACTCTTCACTGCGAACCTAATAAGTATGGCAACAGCTACTCCCACTACGCCCCCCACCAGTCATCATAATCTTTTCGCGAGTGAAATTTTTAAAGCAATCGCCACGAAGCGCACCCAAGATAATGTtatattttctccagcatcaataCAAAGTTGCCTAACACTGGCCTACCTTGGCGCGGAGGGTGAAACCGCGCAACAAATGCATAAAGCGCTACGATTGCCAACAAATCTGGATAAAACGGGAATTGCAGCAGATTATGCCAATTTCATAAGTAAGCGCTTTGTGGACAGGCAAAATGAGAAAGCAGACGCCCCAAAGCTACGTTTAGCTAATCGTATTTATGTAAATGACTGCTTCCAAATATCATCTCAATATAACGAGCTTGCTAAAAAAAGTTTTGATACTGAGGCTGTGCCTACAAAATTTAGCGATTCCAATCATGTGGCCAAGTCAATCAATAATTGGATTGAAAGTCAAACCGATGGAAAGATTCAAAATTTGGTACAACCGGACGCATTGACGTCCTATACGAGCGCCATCTTGATAAATGCGATATATTTTAAAGCTAAATGGCTGACACCATTTAGCCAGACATCAACCAGGAATAGTGAATTCAAGATGGTTGATGGCAAGAAGGCAATGATACCTATGATGTCCGGCGATGAGCATATAAAATAtggaaaattagcaaatttagaTGCGTCAGTTATTGTGCTGCCATACAAAGATTCAGATTTATCTATGATGATATTATTGCCCAATAAGGTTGAGGGCTTACAAAAATTAGAAGAGGCATTGGCCTTAACTGATTTCAATCAAATAGAAAGTCAATTAAGGGTGCAACATGTTGATATATTTCTGCCAAAATTTCGCATCGAATTCAGTATTGATTTGAAGGAACCTCTAAGAAAG TTGGGTTTAACTGATATGTTCTGCGACTCAGCCGATTTTAGCGGTCTCTTTACGCAGAAACAATCTCAAAAGGTTGATGAAGTTAAACATAAAGCTTTTATAGATGTCAATGAAGCCGGATCAGAAGCGGCGGCAGCAACAT ATATGAAAATCGTACCGATGAGTTTGAATTTGGATCAGAAAGTCTTTAGAGCCGATCATCCGTTTGTCTTTGCGATACGCGATAAGGATGCGATTTACTTTGTTGGACATGTGGCGAAATtctaa
- the LOC137244878 gene encoding serine protease inhibitor 42Dd-like isoform X3 — MENKRFWCEVFDLYSHYLIILALFTANLISMATATPTTPPTSHHNLFASEIFKAIATKRTQDNVIFSPASIQSCLTLAYLGAEGETAQQMHKALRLPTNLDKTGIAADYANFISKRFVDRQNEKADAPKLRLANRIYVNDCFQISSQYNELAKKSFDTEAVPTKFSDSNHVAKSINNWIESQTDGKIQNLVQPDALTSYTSAILINAIYFKAKWLTPFSQTSTRNSEFKMVDGKKAMIPMMSGDEHIKYGKLANLDASVIVLPYKDSDLSMMILLPNKVEGLQKLEEALALTDFNQIESQLRVQHVDIFLPKFRIEFSIDLKEPLRKLGLTDMFCDSADFSGLFTQKQSQKVDEVKHKAFIDVNEAGSEAAAATYMKIVPMSLNLDQKVFRADHPFVFAIRDKDAIYFVGHVAKF; from the exons CTCATTATTTAATAATATTAGCACTCTTCACTGCGAACCTAATAAGTATGGCAACAGCTACTCCCACTACGCCCCCCACCAGTCATCATAATCTTTTCGCGAGTGAAATTTTTAAAGCAATCGCCACGAAGCGCACCCAAGATAATGTtatattttctccagcatcaataCAAAGTTGCCTAACACTGGCCTACCTTGGCGCGGAGGGTGAAACCGCGCAACAAATGCATAAAGCGCTACGATTGCCAACAAATCTGGATAAAACGGGAATTGCAGCAGATTATGCCAATTTCATAAGTAAGCGCTTTGTGGACAGGCAAAATGAGAAAGCAGACGCCCCAAAGCTACGTTTAGCTAATCGTATTTATGTAAATGACTGCTTCCAAATATCATCTCAATATAACGAGCTTGCTAAAAAAAGTTTTGATACTGAGGCTGTGCCTACAAAATTTAGCGATTCCAATCATGTGGCCAAGTCAATCAATAATTGGATTGAAAGTCAAACCGATGGAAAGATTCAAAATTTGGTACAACCGGACGCATTGACGTCCTATACGAGCGCCATCTTGATAAATGCGATATATTTTAAAGCTAAATGGCTGACACCATTTAGCCAGACATCAACCAGGAATAGTGAATTCAAGATGGTTGATGGCAAGAAGGCAATGATACCTATGATGTCCGGCGATGAGCATATAAAATAtggaaaattagcaaatttagaTGCGTCAGTTATTGTGCTGCCATACAAAGATTCAGATTTATCTATGATGATATTATTGCCCAATAAGGTTGAGGGCTTACAAAAATTAGAAGAGGCATTGGCCTTAACTGATTTCAATCAAATAGAAAGTCAATTAAGGGTGCAACATGTTGATATATTTCTGCCAAAATTTCGCATCGAATTCAGTATTGATTTGAAGGAACCTCTAAGAAAG TTGGGTTTAACTGATATGTTCTGCGACTCAGCCGATTTTAGCGGTCTCTTTACGCAGAAACAATCTCAAAAGGTTGATGAAGTTAAACATAAAGCTTTTATAGATGTCAATGAAGCCGGATCAGAAGCGGCGGCAGCAACAT ATATGAAAATCGTACCGATGAGTTTGAATTTGGATCAGAAAGTCTTTAGAGCCGATCATCCGTTTGTCTTTGCGATACGCGATAAGGATGCGATTTACTTTGTTGGACATGTGGCGAAATtctaa
- the LOC137244878 gene encoding serine protease inhibitor 42Dd-like isoform X6 produces MTHYLIILALFTANLISMATATPTTPPTSHHNLFASEIFKAIATKRTQDNVIFSPASIQSCLTLAYLGAEGETAQQMHKALRLPTNLDKTGIAADYANFISKRFVDRQNEKADAPKLRLANRIYVNDCFQISSQYNELAKKSFDTEAVPTKFSDSNHVAKSINNWIESQTDGKIQNLVQPDALTSYTSAILINAIYFKAKWLTPFSQTSTRNSEFKMVDGKKAMIPMMSGDEHIKYGKLANLDASVIVLPYKDSDLSMMILLPNKVEGLQKLEEALALTDFNQIESQLRVQHVDIFLPKFRIEFSIDLKEPLRKLGLTDMFCDSADFSGLFTQKQSQKVDEVKHKAFIDVNEAGSEAAAATYMKIVPMSLNLDQKVFRADHPFVFAIRDKDAIYFVGHVAKF; encoded by the exons CTCATTATTTAATAATATTAGCACTCTTCACTGCGAACCTAATAAGTATGGCAACAGCTACTCCCACTACGCCCCCCACCAGTCATCATAATCTTTTCGCGAGTGAAATTTTTAAAGCAATCGCCACGAAGCGCACCCAAGATAATGTtatattttctccagcatcaataCAAAGTTGCCTAACACTGGCCTACCTTGGCGCGGAGGGTGAAACCGCGCAACAAATGCATAAAGCGCTACGATTGCCAACAAATCTGGATAAAACGGGAATTGCAGCAGATTATGCCAATTTCATAAGTAAGCGCTTTGTGGACAGGCAAAATGAGAAAGCAGACGCCCCAAAGCTACGTTTAGCTAATCGTATTTATGTAAATGACTGCTTCCAAATATCATCTCAATATAACGAGCTTGCTAAAAAAAGTTTTGATACTGAGGCTGTGCCTACAAAATTTAGCGATTCCAATCATGTGGCCAAGTCAATCAATAATTGGATTGAAAGTCAAACCGATGGAAAGATTCAAAATTTGGTACAACCGGACGCATTGACGTCCTATACGAGCGCCATCTTGATAAATGCGATATATTTTAAAGCTAAATGGCTGACACCATTTAGCCAGACATCAACCAGGAATAGTGAATTCAAGATGGTTGATGGCAAGAAGGCAATGATACCTATGATGTCCGGCGATGAGCATATAAAATAtggaaaattagcaaatttagaTGCGTCAGTTATTGTGCTGCCATACAAAGATTCAGATTTATCTATGATGATATTATTGCCCAATAAGGTTGAGGGCTTACAAAAATTAGAAGAGGCATTGGCCTTAACTGATTTCAATCAAATAGAAAGTCAATTAAGGGTGCAACATGTTGATATATTTCTGCCAAAATTTCGCATCGAATTCAGTATTGATTTGAAGGAACCTCTAAGAAAG TTGGGTTTAACTGATATGTTCTGCGACTCAGCCGATTTTAGCGGTCTCTTTACGCAGAAACAATCTCAAAAGGTTGATGAAGTTAAACATAAAGCTTTTATAGATGTCAATGAAGCCGGATCAGAAGCGGCGGCAGCAACAT ATATGAAAATCGTACCGATGAGTTTGAATTTGGATCAGAAAGTCTTTAGAGCCGATCATCCGTTTGTCTTTGCGATACGCGATAAGGATGCGATTTACTTTGTTGGACATGTGGCGAAATtctaa
- the LOC137244878 gene encoding serine protease inhibitor 42Dd-like isoform X1: MGCDANAHHEVWNSTDTDSMAHYLIILALFTANLISMATATPTTPPTSHHNLFASEIFKAIATKRTQDNVIFSPASIQSCLTLAYLGAEGETAQQMHKALRLPTNLDKTGIAADYANFISKRFVDRQNEKADAPKLRLANRIYVNDCFQISSQYNELAKKSFDTEAVPTKFSDSNHVAKSINNWIESQTDGKIQNLVQPDALTSYTSAILINAIYFKAKWLTPFSQTSTRNSEFKMVDGKKAMIPMMSGDEHIKYGKLANLDASVIVLPYKDSDLSMMILLPNKVEGLQKLEEALALTDFNQIESQLRVQHVDIFLPKFRIEFSIDLKEPLRKLGLTDMFCDSADFSGLFTQKQSQKVDEVKHKAFIDVNEAGSEAAAATYMKIVPMSLNLDQKVFRADHPFVFAIRDKDAIYFVGHVAKF, translated from the exons CTCATTATTTAATAATATTAGCACTCTTCACTGCGAACCTAATAAGTATGGCAACAGCTACTCCCACTACGCCCCCCACCAGTCATCATAATCTTTTCGCGAGTGAAATTTTTAAAGCAATCGCCACGAAGCGCACCCAAGATAATGTtatattttctccagcatcaataCAAAGTTGCCTAACACTGGCCTACCTTGGCGCGGAGGGTGAAACCGCGCAACAAATGCATAAAGCGCTACGATTGCCAACAAATCTGGATAAAACGGGAATTGCAGCAGATTATGCCAATTTCATAAGTAAGCGCTTTGTGGACAGGCAAAATGAGAAAGCAGACGCCCCAAAGCTACGTTTAGCTAATCGTATTTATGTAAATGACTGCTTCCAAATATCATCTCAATATAACGAGCTTGCTAAAAAAAGTTTTGATACTGAGGCTGTGCCTACAAAATTTAGCGATTCCAATCATGTGGCCAAGTCAATCAATAATTGGATTGAAAGTCAAACCGATGGAAAGATTCAAAATTTGGTACAACCGGACGCATTGACGTCCTATACGAGCGCCATCTTGATAAATGCGATATATTTTAAAGCTAAATGGCTGACACCATTTAGCCAGACATCAACCAGGAATAGTGAATTCAAGATGGTTGATGGCAAGAAGGCAATGATACCTATGATGTCCGGCGATGAGCATATAAAATAtggaaaattagcaaatttagaTGCGTCAGTTATTGTGCTGCCATACAAAGATTCAGATTTATCTATGATGATATTATTGCCCAATAAGGTTGAGGGCTTACAAAAATTAGAAGAGGCATTGGCCTTAACTGATTTCAATCAAATAGAAAGTCAATTAAGGGTGCAACATGTTGATATATTTCTGCCAAAATTTCGCATCGAATTCAGTATTGATTTGAAGGAACCTCTAAGAAAG TTGGGTTTAACTGATATGTTCTGCGACTCAGCCGATTTTAGCGGTCTCTTTACGCAGAAACAATCTCAAAAGGTTGATGAAGTTAAACATAAAGCTTTTATAGATGTCAATGAAGCCGGATCAGAAGCGGCGGCAGCAACAT ATATGAAAATCGTACCGATGAGTTTGAATTTGGATCAGAAAGTCTTTAGAGCCGATCATCCGTTTGTCTTTGCGATACGCGATAAGGATGCGATTTACTTTGTTGGACATGTGGCGAAATtctaa
- the LOC137244878 gene encoding serine protease inhibitor 42Dd-like isoform X7, protein MATATPTTPPTSHHNLFASEIFKAIATKRTQDNVIFSPASIQSCLTLAYLGAEGETAQQMHKALRLPTNLDKTGIAADYANFISKRFVDRQNEKADAPKLRLANRIYVNDCFQISSQYNELAKKSFDTEAVPTKFSDSNHVAKSINNWIESQTDGKIQNLVQPDALTSYTSAILINAIYFKAKWLTPFSQTSTRNSEFKMVDGKKAMIPMMSGDEHIKYGKLANLDASVIVLPYKDSDLSMMILLPNKVEGLQKLEEALALTDFNQIESQLRVQHVDIFLPKFRIEFSIDLKEPLRKLGLTDMFCDSADFSGLFTQKQSQKVDEVKHKAFIDVNEAGSEAAAATYMKIVPMSLNLDQKVFRADHPFVFAIRDKDAIYFVGHVAKF, encoded by the exons ATGGCAACAGCTACTCCCACTACGCCCCCCACCAGTCATCATAATCTTTTCGCGAGTGAAATTTTTAAAGCAATCGCCACGAAGCGCACCCAAGATAATGTtatattttctccagcatcaataCAAAGTTGCCTAACACTGGCCTACCTTGGCGCGGAGGGTGAAACCGCGCAACAAATGCATAAAGCGCTACGATTGCCAACAAATCTGGATAAAACGGGAATTGCAGCAGATTATGCCAATTTCATAAGTAAGCGCTTTGTGGACAGGCAAAATGAGAAAGCAGACGCCCCAAAGCTACGTTTAGCTAATCGTATTTATGTAAATGACTGCTTCCAAATATCATCTCAATATAACGAGCTTGCTAAAAAAAGTTTTGATACTGAGGCTGTGCCTACAAAATTTAGCGATTCCAATCATGTGGCCAAGTCAATCAATAATTGGATTGAAAGTCAAACCGATGGAAAGATTCAAAATTTGGTACAACCGGACGCATTGACGTCCTATACGAGCGCCATCTTGATAAATGCGATATATTTTAAAGCTAAATGGCTGACACCATTTAGCCAGACATCAACCAGGAATAGTGAATTCAAGATGGTTGATGGCAAGAAGGCAATGATACCTATGATGTCCGGCGATGAGCATATAAAATAtggaaaattagcaaatttagaTGCGTCAGTTATTGTGCTGCCATACAAAGATTCAGATTTATCTATGATGATATTATTGCCCAATAAGGTTGAGGGCTTACAAAAATTAGAAGAGGCATTGGCCTTAACTGATTTCAATCAAATAGAAAGTCAATTAAGGGTGCAACATGTTGATATATTTCTGCCAAAATTTCGCATCGAATTCAGTATTGATTTGAAGGAACCTCTAAGAAAG TTGGGTTTAACTGATATGTTCTGCGACTCAGCCGATTTTAGCGGTCTCTTTACGCAGAAACAATCTCAAAAGGTTGATGAAGTTAAACATAAAGCTTTTATAGATGTCAATGAAGCCGGATCAGAAGCGGCGGCAGCAACAT ATATGAAAATCGTACCGATGAGTTTGAATTTGGATCAGAAAGTCTTTAGAGCCGATCATCCGTTTGTCTTTGCGATACGCGATAAGGATGCGATTTACTTTGTTGGACATGTGGCGAAATtctaa